A stretch of the Candidatus Krumholzibacteriia bacterium genome encodes the following:
- the gatE gene encoding Glu-tRNA(Gln) amidotransferase subunit GatE, which produces MKDVRDLGPHLAPPSDLNPNPDPLLDFPDREWDELSESDYHELGFMGGLEVHQQLDTATKLFCRCPTGHYTDHADAEVLRHMRPTLSELGEYDGTALMEFKTRKEIVYLLDRRSVCTYEMDDTPPFEVDDEAVRVSLEIADLFDLDPVDELHVMRKQYLDGSIPTGFQRTAMIGLNGQVPFRVPELGIDRSLRIRQLSLEEDSCREVSDIGHRVVFRTDRLGMPLTEVVTEPEFYSPLELQAGARLVANTTRVCSRTRRGGGAARQDVNVSVAGGRRIEIKGVSHHRGLPRLVHNEAYRQLNLLRIRSELQRRGVTHEALLIPDGGLAWDVSPMAVEATNALRKSDFAPLRDAVAAGGMVAALRLPEFRGLLTHRTQSGIIFAQEMSERMRVIACLTGRPFMIHSDIEGYGLRGSEWQQLRKALRASKTDTIVLVWGPRQDVDTAVREAFIRAQDALAGVPAETRQARPDGTTGFERILPGADRMYPDTDTPPMPIPPAWMESIRARRPRRPWEREDALLALGLDRTAAQRLVASPWIGLFERLDVPAGDTARLAERAMQHRLPRLVREDGVEALPGADRLQPWVDAIGAGDLTASTVENALERILAETSRPAEAVLERMRPHPGDQRALDQLVKDVAREAPSLRRRDEPDAVLRWAMGRIMPTMLGHVDPRTIRDRVETELDSTIRSGSVE; this is translated from the coding sequence ATGAAAGACGTCCGTGACCTCGGCCCGCATCTCGCGCCCCCGAGCGACCTGAATCCGAACCCGGATCCACTGCTCGACTTCCCCGACCGCGAGTGGGACGAGCTGAGCGAGTCCGACTACCACGAGCTCGGATTCATGGGTGGGCTCGAAGTCCACCAGCAGCTCGACACGGCGACCAAACTCTTCTGCCGGTGCCCGACGGGTCACTACACCGACCACGCCGACGCCGAAGTGTTGCGCCACATGCGACCCACGCTGAGCGAGCTGGGCGAGTACGACGGCACCGCGCTCATGGAGTTCAAGACGCGCAAGGAGATCGTCTACCTGCTCGACCGTCGCAGCGTGTGCACCTACGAGATGGACGACACGCCGCCCTTCGAGGTCGACGACGAGGCGGTGCGGGTCTCTCTCGAGATCGCCGACCTGTTCGATCTCGATCCGGTCGACGAACTGCACGTCATGCGCAAACAGTACCTGGACGGATCGATCCCCACGGGCTTCCAGCGCACGGCGATGATCGGACTGAACGGCCAGGTCCCCTTCCGTGTCCCGGAACTCGGAATCGACCGCTCCCTGCGCATCCGGCAGCTCTCGCTCGAGGAGGACAGCTGCCGCGAGGTCAGCGACATCGGTCATCGCGTCGTCTTCCGGACCGACCGTCTGGGAATGCCGCTGACCGAGGTGGTGACCGAGCCCGAGTTCTACTCGCCGCTGGAATTGCAGGCGGGGGCGCGGCTGGTGGCGAACACCACCCGTGTGTGCTCGCGAACGCGCCGCGGTGGAGGCGCTGCGCGCCAGGACGTGAACGTGTCCGTGGCCGGCGGCCGGCGGATCGAGATCAAGGGCGTGAGCCACCACCGCGGTCTACCCCGACTGGTGCACAACGAGGCCTACCGCCAGCTGAACCTGCTGCGCATCCGCAGCGAACTGCAACGCCGCGGCGTGACCCACGAAGCACTGCTGATCCCCGACGGTGGACTCGCGTGGGACGTCTCACCGATGGCCGTCGAGGCCACGAACGCGCTGCGCAAGAGCGACTTCGCACCCCTGCGCGACGCCGTCGCGGCCGGAGGCATGGTCGCCGCGTTGCGCCTGCCCGAGTTCCGCGGACTCCTCACGCATCGCACCCAGAGCGGGATCATCTTCGCCCAGGAGATGTCCGAGCGGATGCGCGTGATCGCGTGCCTGACCGGCCGCCCGTTCATGATCCACAGCGACATCGAGGGCTACGGCCTGCGCGGCAGCGAATGGCAACAACTGCGCAAGGCCCTGCGCGCGAGCAAGACCGACACCATCGTCCTGGTCTGGGGTCCGCGACAGGACGTCGACACCGCCGTCCGCGAAGCGTTCATCCGGGCCCAGGATGCTCTCGCCGGCGTCCCCGCCGAGACCCGCCAGGCACGGCCCGACGGCACGACCGGTTTCGAACGCATCCTGCCGGGTGCAGACCGTATGTATCCCGACACCGACACTCCACCCATGCCGATTCCGCCGGCGTGGATGGAATCGATCCGTGCCCGTCGCCCCCGCCGGCCGTGGGAGCGCGAGGACGCCCTGCTGGCGCTGGGGCTCGACCGGACCGCCGCCCAACGGCTCGTGGCCTCGCCGTGGATCGGCCTGTTCGAGAGACTCGACGTTCCCGCGGGAGACACAGCCCGTCTCGCCGAACGCGCCATGCAGCACCGGCTGCCACGCCTCGTGCGCGAGGACGGTGTCGAAGCGCTGCCCGGCGCCGACCGGTTGCAGCCGTGGGTCGACGCCATCGGAGCGGGTGACCTGACGGCATCGACCGTCGAGAACGCGCTCGAACGGATCCTGGCCGAGACCTCGCGTCCGGCCGAGGCCGTGCTCGAACGCATGCGCCCGCACCCCGGCGACCAGCGCGCGCTCGATCAGCTCGTGAAGGACGTGGCGCGCGAGGCTCCCTCGCTACGCCGCCGTGACGAGCCCGACGCCGTGCTCCGCTGGGCCATGGGCCGCATCATGCCGACCATGCTCGGTCACGTGGACCCACGCACCATCCGCGATCGGGTCGAGACCGAACTCGACTCCACGATCCGTTCCGGTTCGGTCGAGTGA
- the gatD gene encoding Glu-tRNA(Gln) amidotransferase subunit GatD → MNDDLYKGYRSPMRDVMEREGVTVWCEVRAVTERGVFEGLILPRSETSDPEHLVIKLPTGYNIGLRHDRIRALEAIGFREAHYKVPEQEFPVDAAKPNVKLFGTGGTIASRLDYRTGAVIPAFTPGELYGSVPELADVCNLQTEKLFGVFSENMGPEQYVELAENVGQAIRDGYHGVVIGHGTDTMHHTAAALSYMVQNPPVPIVMVGSQRSSDRPSSDAARNLIAATTAAAHGDIAEVLVCMFGPTSDRYNLLHRGTRVRKMHSSYRSTFRTLGDIPVAMLEIDERRITPLKDDIRPRRKDTEVDVHAVFDDQISLQYYYPGMKADVFDALVDAGYRGIVIAGTGLGHVNRQVYPALDRAREAGVLVFMTLQTLWGFVQMHVYETGREILQLGVVPLANMLPEAAYIKLGWALGMHPDDPGAVESLMRTPLADEMTPREPHDGYLVFQGGVPEIEGFMTGSWK, encoded by the coding sequence GTGAACGACGATCTCTACAAGGGCTACCGCTCCCCGATGCGCGACGTCATGGAGCGCGAGGGCGTCACGGTCTGGTGCGAGGTCCGCGCCGTCACCGAGCGCGGGGTGTTCGAGGGATTGATCCTTCCGCGCAGCGAGACGAGCGATCCCGAACACCTGGTGATCAAACTCCCCACCGGTTACAACATCGGGTTGCGACACGACCGGATCCGCGCGCTCGAGGCGATCGGTTTCCGCGAGGCGCACTACAAGGTTCCCGAACAGGAATTCCCGGTCGACGCCGCGAAGCCGAACGTGAAGCTCTTCGGGACCGGCGGCACGATCGCGTCGCGTCTGGACTACCGCACCGGAGCCGTCATCCCGGCCTTCACGCCGGGCGAGCTCTACGGTTCGGTCCCCGAGCTGGCCGATGTGTGCAACCTGCAGACCGAGAAGCTCTTCGGGGTGTTCAGCGAGAACATGGGGCCGGAACAGTACGTGGAGCTGGCCGAGAACGTGGGCCAGGCGATCCGCGACGGCTACCACGGCGTGGTGATCGGTCACGGCACCGACACCATGCACCACACCGCCGCGGCGCTCAGCTACATGGTGCAGAATCCGCCGGTGCCGATCGTCATGGTCGGTAGCCAGCGGAGCAGCGATCGCCCGAGCAGTGACGCGGCCCGCAACCTGATCGCCGCGACCACGGCCGCGGCACACGGCGATATCGCCGAGGTCCTGGTGTGCATGTTCGGTCCCACCAGCGATCGCTACAACCTGCTGCACCGCGGGACCCGTGTGCGCAAGATGCACAGCTCCTACCGCAGCACCTTCCGCACGCTCGGCGACATCCCGGTGGCGATGCTCGAGATCGACGAACGGAGGATCACCCCGCTGAAGGACGACATCCGCCCGCGCCGCAAGGACACCGAGGTCGACGTGCACGCGGTCTTCGACGACCAGATCAGCCTGCAGTACTACTACCCGGGCATGAAGGCCGACGTCTTCGACGCGCTGGTCGACGCCGGATACCGCGGCATCGTCATCGCGGGTACCGGCCTGGGCCACGTCAACCGCCAGGTCTATCCGGCGCTCGATCGCGCCCGCGAAGCCGGCGTGCTGGTCTTCATGACCCTGCAGACCCTGTGGGGCTTCGTGCAGATGCACGTGTACGAGACCGGCCGCGAGATCCTGCAGCTCGGTGTGGTGCCGTTGGCGAACATGCTCCCCGAGGCGGCCTACATAAAGCTGGGCTGGGCCCTGGGGATGCACCCTGACGATCCAGGAGCCGTCGAATCGCTCATGCGCACGCCACTGGCCGACGAGATGACTCCGCGCGAACCGCACGACGGGTATCTCGTCTTCCAGGGCGGCGTGCCCGAGATCGAGGGCTTCATGACCGGCAGCTGGAAGTAG
- a CDS encoding lamin tail domain-containing protein has protein sequence MLRKLLLGAGLVAVTALPAQADLIISEVVDATLPGGLPKFVELTNTGQDPVDLSNYSIGNFNNGGTELGGGASTVLSGTLGSCETYVISYEFGDEPGIGLFFDTYGFDPDNFDLGAFFNGDDVIALYEGPATGDGSDATLIDVYGVIGVDGSGEVWEYTDGYAQRLTNSANPTFDPTEWTIGGADSLETGDDATELDLILQLTNPGRNEACSPVSNDDSSFGALKSRF, from the coding sequence ATGCTACGGAAGCTCTTGCTGGGCGCCGGCCTCGTGGCCGTCACCGCCCTGCCGGCCCAGGCCGACCTGATCATCAGCGAAGTCGTCGACGCCACCCTGCCCGGTGGTCTGCCGAAGTTCGTGGAACTCACGAACACCGGTCAGGATCCGGTCGACCTGTCGAACTACAGCATCGGCAACTTCAACAACGGTGGCACCGAGCTCGGCGGCGGCGCCTCGACGGTGCTGTCCGGCACGCTCGGTTCCTGCGAGACCTACGTGATCTCGTACGAGTTCGGCGACGAGCCCGGGATCGGCCTGTTCTTCGACACCTACGGCTTCGATCCCGACAACTTCGACCTCGGCGCCTTCTTCAACGGTGACGACGTGATCGCCCTGTACGAGGGCCCGGCCACCGGCGACGGCAGCGACGCCACCCTGATCGACGTCTACGGCGTGATCGGTGTCGACGGCTCGGGTGAGGTCTGGGAGTACACCGACGGCTACGCCCAGCGTCTGACCAACAGCGCCAACCCGACCTTCGATCCGACCGAGTGGACGATCGGCGGTGCGGACTCCCTGGAGACCGGAGACGACGCCACCGAGCTCGACCTGATCCTGCAGCTCACCAACCCGGGCCGGAACGAGGCCTGCTCGCCGGTGAGCAACGACGACAGCAGCTTCGGCGCGCTGAAGAGCCGCTTCTAG